A part of Aegilops tauschii subsp. strangulata cultivar AL8/78 chromosome 2, Aet v6.0, whole genome shotgun sequence genomic DNA contains:
- the LOC141041206 gene encoding uncharacterized protein, which yields MDDGKLTTRTEHITTHGTTVLEVVYTNDPRTVERIIKKYEEWLKEEKNKFVGLDLEYTHKSSYIRQGIAVGQLAMREHVLVYHYCRSERSQALVDFLQRKVVTFTSVDTRNDNTMLARAWIKIPDQHHVNIQRLFCIKGGGERDSMGDLAATIIDPSYKNMKKSFPKEKHQFWEWKTLSPIHLEYAAKDGYVSYELYRRILIIKNGLRHLHQQPMKERLRPRKSNDKGSSSGWKRRKGNSGW from the coding sequence ATGGACGACGGGAAACTAACAACACGCACCGAACACATCACTACCCACGGTACAACCGTGCTCgaggtggtgtacaccaacgacccaaGGACCGTGGAGCGGATCATCAAAAAGTACGAAGAATGGCTAAAGGAGGAGAAGAACAAGTTCGTCGGCCTCGACCTCGAGTACACACATAAGAGCAGTTACATACGACAAGGGATCGCCGTCGGCCAACTTGCCATGCGCGAGCATGTCCTTGTGTACCACTACTGCAGATCCGAGCGCTCCCAGGCGTTAGTTGACTTCCTGCAACGGAAAGTGGTAACTTTCACTAGCGTCGACACCAGGAACGACAATACCATGCTTGCCCGTGCATGGATCAAAATTCCAGACCAGCACCACGTCAACATCCAGAGGCTATTCTGCATCAAGGGTGGTGGAGAAAGGGACTCCATGGGTGACCTTGCAgcgaccatcatcgacccctcaTACAAGAACATGAAGAAATCATTCCCAAAGGAGAAGCACCAGTTCTGGGAGTGGAAGACACTTTCGCCGATACACCTTGAGTACGCGGCAAAGGACGGGTATGTTAGCTACGAGTTGTACCGTAGAATCCTAATCATCAAGAACGGGCTACGTCACCTCCACCAACAACCAATGAAAGAAAGACTCCGCCCACGTAAGAGCAATGACAAGGgatcttccagcggctggaagcGCCGGAAGGGAAACAGTGGTTGGTAA